TGCTGCACGCAAGCGCCGGGCATGCTCGACGTACAGCTCGATCGGATCCGGTGAAGAGGGGTTGGCGCCCGCGCTTCGCCGCAAGCTGGCCAGATGATCCATTGGATAATCAGAGCGGATCACTTGGCCGAGATGGGTGCTGAAGCGTCCGACGAAACCGTCATTCTGCTGGGGTTCGGTGGTGAAGTATTGCGACAGGCCCCGGCATATGTCCTGGACCGGATCCAGCGCTGGCAGTGTCGATTGCGGGACAACGCCGCTCCACGAGTAATAACGCACGCCATTGACTTGCTCGGGGCCATGGCCACCCCAGGTTTGCGGCAGTCCCTGCGGAAACCTGTCATTGAATTGACCGACGCCGACCGTGGTCAGTGCGTTGAGCGCGGCCAATGCATTCTGCGGCAGTGCCACATTACCGCTGAGTAGCGACAACAAGTCAGCAAATTGCGTGGCCACGTTTTGTGCAACGGCTTCAGGCAGCTTGCCCGGGATGAGTGCCTTGCGCAGGAAGTCGGCGAGCTCCGAGCCATGGTTCGGCCCACTGACAGAAGTGACTGAAGCGACGA
This genomic interval from Pseudomonas koreensis contains the following:
- a CDS encoding esterase/lipase family protein; protein product: MQRNATTRYPILLVHGLFGFERIGHFELFHDVKSALKAAGCRLFVPHLSATHDNEMRGEQLLSQIACVLRGTGAKKVNLIGHSQGALAARYAAALAPNVVASVTSVSGPNHGSELADFLRKALIPGKLPEAVAQNVATQFADLLSLLSGNVALPQNALAALNALTTVGVGQFNDRFPQGLPQTWGGHGPEQVNGVRYYSWSGVVPQSTLPALDPVQDICRGLSQYFTTEPQQNDGFVGRFSTHLGQVIRSDYPMDHLASLRRSAGANPSSPDPIELYVEHARRLRAAEL